A genome region from Purpureocillium takamizusanense chromosome 8, complete sequence includes the following:
- a CDS encoding uncharacterized protein (antiSMASH:Cluster_8.2~SECRETED:SignalP(1-26~SECRETED:cutsite=TNA-ER~SECRETED:prob=0.4898)) — translation MALMEPIDAIGRLLAILFAGPAPTNAERIQYGYDIIGWYENPVVTEDEHAMFQLRSVRFRWKATIPKDADAETLATMYCLWDEIEEAFRKTQRPK, via the coding sequence ATGGCCCTCATGGAGCCCATCGATGCcatcggccgcctcctcgccataCTCTTTGCCGGGCCGGCGCCCACCAACGCGGAGCGCATCCAGTACGGCTACGACATAATCGGCTGGTACGAGAACCCGGTCGTGACGGAAGACGAACACGCCATGTTCCAGCTGAGGTCGGTGCGGTTCAGGTGGAAGGCCACGATCCCCAAAGACGCGGACGCGGAGACTCTGGCCACGATGTATTGCCTCTGGGACGAGATCGAGGAGGCTTTTAGAAAGACTCAGCGTCCGAAGTGA
- a CDS encoding uncharacterized protein (antiSMASH:Cluster_8.2), translating to MPGYTSAQVSDLLAGLKAKLDPDSTCSEPPTDQELQFMAHQLTVYYHHWDVLDDETRHELDDAHCLWEKEAVAPGRPEYVWRLALELMAKQLAVRRR from the coding sequence ATGCCCGGGTACACGTCCGCTCAAGTGTCCGACCTGCTCGCGGGCCTGAAGGCCAAGCTCGACCCGGATTCTACATGTTCCGAGCCACCAACAGACCAGGAGCTGCAATTCATGGCCCACCAGCTCACGGTGTACTACCACCACTGGGACGTCCTGGACGATGAGACTAGGCACGAGCTCGATGACGCCCATTGCCTCTGGGAGAAGGAGGCTGTCgcgcctggccggcctgAGTACGTGTGGCGACTAGCTCTTGAACTGATGGCGAAGCAGTTGGCCGTCCGGAGGAGATGA
- a CDS encoding uncharacterized protein (antiSMASH:Cluster_8.2), translating into MSIRSCQYQPASSLIMALLMPGPSHASSSGKPRWPGLRNWLRSLPSRIASSRIAKSFTGEQPSEKPTSATTESESAAAAAAATGGEGTEAASSPKQRWYGPNRLPLLSRREKTATMHSYVNRPQRHFRLTRRPTRASLSAPPPTPKRSICELLGHLLCQRGRRACGRVTLATIRRLTPSERAYVASAGAHAAKRKDEMARDLSGLSAQIAAVERKLDLYERVRNGLLFRRAQLNDAETERLLRVRTEASQLQAQLRALEWRKDMVGEDVLEAQDLVTFARRVAAYTPSSRR; encoded by the exons ATGTCGATCCGCAGCTGTCA ATATCAGCCTGCGTCTAGCTTGATCATGGCCCTTCTCATGCCGGGCCCTAGCCACGCATCATCGAGCGGCAAGCCGCGTTGGCCCGGCCTTCGCAACTGGCTACGCTCCCTCCCTTCGCGCATCGCCAGTTCACGCATCGCCAAGAGCTTCACCGGGGAACAGCCGAGCGAGAAGCCCACCTCAGCAACAACGGAGTCAgaatcagcagcagcagcagcagcagcaacgggaggagaaggaacagaagcagcaagcagccccAAGCAAAGATGGTACGGACCGAACCGGTTACCGCTGCTGTCCAGGCGGGAGAAGACGGCCACGATGCACTCGTATGTGAACCGCCCCCAGCGCCACTTCCGCCTCACCCGCCGTCCCACCCGCGCGTCCctctccgcgccgcccccgaccCCCAAGCGCTCCATAtgcgagctcctcgggcACCTCCTCTGccagcgcgggcgccgcgcctgcggACGCGTCACCCTGGCCACCATCAGGCGGCTCACCCCCTCGGAGCGCGCGTAcgtcgcctcggcgggcgcgcacgcGGCCAAGCGCAAGGACGAGATGGCGCGGGACCTGAGCGGGCTGAGCGCCCAGATCGCGGCCGTGGAGCGCAAGCTCGACCTCTACGAGCGGGTGCGCAACGGGCTGCTCTTCCGCCGGGCGCagctcaacgacgccgagacggagCGCCTGCTGAGGGTGCGCACCGAGGCCTCGCAGCTCCAGGCCCAGCTGAGGGCGCTGGAATGGCGCAAGGACATGGTCGGGGAGGACGTGCTGGAGGCCCAGGACCTGGTGACCTTTGCGAGGAGGGTTGCGGCGTATACACCCTCCTCCCGGCGATGA